The following proteins are encoded in a genomic region of Ailuropoda melanoleuca isolate Jingjing chromosome 10, ASM200744v2, whole genome shotgun sequence:
- the LOC117794987 gene encoding zinc finger protein 689-like, translated as MAPPRAPRLAGGQGHTRSGRGRPGAVSFADVAVYFSPDEWGCLRPAQRALYRDVMRETYGHLGALGFAGPKPALISWLERKKEVWSPEAEDPEEGARHPGSGIETKKKNGASSKSGAKGHEGVPVKKARLVPGFRNCSRPLAQLSTDTGPPCNKTPKRPYPCLECSRSFSYPSLLASHQRVHSGERPFPCDQCGRCFRQRGNLAVHMRIHTGEKPFSCPDCGRLFAYPSMLVRHRRIHSGDRPYVCGPCGLQFSQRAHLVQHQLLHTGDKPYSCPDCGRCFRQTGALAIHRHRHGGEKPYVCTECGRHFTHPSLLAIHQRTHTRKKPHICSDCGRGFAYPSLLTNHQRVHSGERPYPCAHCSARFAQQNNLLQHQLIHTGEKPYECPDCGRCFRQSGSLAIHRRTHTGEKPYSCPECGHQFTLSCVLNSHRRIHSVERPFPCSQCGKTFKQKSALEAHQWTHHTSRTSQRGGRPLLPPPAHARVPEGQEPSVHFRHFPDMFQ; from the exons ATGGCGCCGCCCCGGGCCCCGCGCCTCGCCGGCGGGCAGGGACACACCCGGTCCGGGCGAGGGAGGCCAGGCGCCGTGAGCTTCGCGGACGTGGCCGTGTATTTCTCCCCGGACGAGTGGGGCTGTCTGCGGCCCGCGCAGAGGGCCCTGTACCGGGACGTGATGCGGGAGACCTATGGCCACCTGGGCGCGCTCG GATTCGCAGGCCCCAAACCTGCCCTCATCTCCTggctggagagaaagaaggaggtgtGGAGCCCGGAGGCCGAGGATCCCGAGGAGGGGGCGAGGCACCCAGGATCTGGGATAG aaaccaagaaaaagaatgGAGCCAGCAGCAAAAGCGGGGCCAAGGGGCATGAGGGTGTCCCTGTGAAGAAGGCCAGGCTGGTTCCTGGTTTCAGGAACTGCAGCCGTCCATTGGCTCAGCTGTCCACAGACACTGGGCCGCCATGCAACAAGACTCCCAAGAGGCCCTACCCGTGCCTGGAATGCAGCCGTTCTTTCAGCTACCCCTCCCTCCTAGCCAGCCACCAGCGGGTCCACTCGGGGGAACGGCCCTTTCCCTGCGACCAGTGTGGACGTTGCTTCCGCCAAAGAGGCAACCTGGCTGTCCATATGCGCATCCATACAGGGGAGAAGCCCTTCTCCTGCCCAGACTGTGGGAGGCTCTTTGCCTACCCCTCGATGCTGGTCAGACATCGGCGAATCCACTCTGGAGACCGTCCATATGTCTGTGGGCCTTGTGGGCTTCAGTTCTCCCAGAGGGCTCACCTCGTCCAGCACCAGCTGCTTCATACGGGGGACAAGCCGTATTCATGTCCAGATTGTGGCCGCTGCTTCCGCCAGACTGGGGCCCTGGCCATCCACAGGCACAGACATGGGGGGGAGAAGCCGTACGTGTGCACTGAGTGTGGACGCCACTTTACACACCCTTCCCTCTTAGCTATCCACCAGCGTACCCATACTAGGAAGAAGCCCCATATCTGTTCAGACTGCGGTCGGGGCTTCGCCTACCCCTCCCTTCTGACCAATCACCAGCGGGTCCACTCCGGTGAGCGCCCCTACCCTTGTGCCCACTGCAGTGCCCGCTTTGCCCAGCAAAATAACCTGCTCCAGCATCAGCTCATTCACACTGGGGAAAAGCCCTATGAGTGCCCTGACTGTGGCCGCTGTTTCCGGCAGAGCGGCTCTCTGGCGATCCACAGACGCACACATACAGGGGAGAAGCCCTACTCCTGCCCCGAGTGTGGGCACCAATTTACCTTGTCCTGTGTCCTCAACAGCCATAGGCGCATCCATTCTGTTGAGAGGCCTTTCCCTTGTTCCCAGTGTGGGAAAACCTTTAAACAAAAGAGTGCCCTGGAAGCCCACCAATGGACCCATCATACAAGCAGGACAAGTCAGAGGGGTGGCAGACCTCTGTTACCACCTCCAGCCCACGCCCGTGTCCCTGAGGGTCAGGAACCATCAGTACACTTCCGACATTTTCCCGATATGTTCCAGTAG